In the Marinobacter sp. Arc7-DN-1 genome, TCTTTGCTGTCCCCATGTTTGGACGCGCAGCAACCGGCAGGCTCCGGGGCGTCTTCGAAGGGTCCGGCCGGGTAACCCGTTTTAGTCACAATCCGCGCCGCCTCGGCCGCATTCACTCCTTCAGGCAGTGCGACTGTCTGTTTGTCGAGATCCACTTCTACCAGCTCCGTATCGCCAGTCAGCGGCTCCAGGGCCGTGCGGATCTTTCTGGCACAACCCTGGCACGAGGCCCCGGAAATACTGAGTGTGGTGTGTAACACGACTGCCTCATTCATTCGTTACTGCTCCTCAACCGGGTCGCTTTTCCCACGAATGGGCGAAGGGTCTTCCCAGTGTTCGATCAACCGACAGATGGTATGGCCATCCGGCGTGCCATCCGGCATCTCCTGCCACGCGGACAAGGCCGCGGTCATCCGCTGGCGAAGCTGCTGCAACTCACGAATTTCCCGCTCAACCTCCGCAAGCCGCTGCTGAAACACATCCCGCACCATCGGACACGGAGAATGGTGATCGTCCGCCTGATCCAGAATCTGCCGGATCTCCGGCAATGAAAACCCCAACTGCCGCGCCTTCCGGGCAAACCGGAGGCGTCGTAGATCGTCGGCATCAAACTGCTGGTAGTTGTTGTCCGGATTGCGAGCCGGCTTCAGCAGATTTTCCCGGGTGTAAAAGCGCACGGTATCCGGGTTCACTCCAGCGGCTTCTGCAATGTCTTTGACTTTCATGGCGGATCTTCCGATACAGTTCTGATCATTTACCCGGACGGGAAGCATACAACTTGCGGAGCGCCGGCGTGGGAGATTCTTCCGAAAACCGCTGTGAATACGTCTCTGTACGCTTGCACTCCGCCATCCTTGGCTCCGAGCATTTTCGGAAGAATCTCCCACGCCGACGCGGCAATCACCGAAACCGAAAACTTAGAACAGTTTAAAACCTGTGAGCACCTCACAGGTCAAAGGTTTTTTTGGGAAGGAAAGCTACTGGCCCCTGGAGCGAAGAAACGTACCGCAGGCCTTGCACTGGTCCGGTGCCATCAGTTTCGCCTGCCAGCCAATCCTGTGGCCACAGGCCGGGCACGCCAGCCGCAACTGAAGCACAATGATCGGCGTAATCAGAGCAGCGATCAGAACCCCAAGAGGCCCCCAGCTCTCACCACTGGACAACCCAAGCTGACTGCTGAACACCAGGATGATTGTCAGCGCCACAAAGGCAAAAATAAAATAGTTCCGGTTCCAGCGCTCCCACTGGCGGATTTTTTCGTCCTGTTCCGGAGTCAGGTATTTTTCGGCCATAAAGTCTCACCTGAAGTATCTGACGGGTATCATGGCGATGGCCGGCGGCAATTACAAACCGGAATCGGCGGTAATGCCCGCCACCAGAATGCCGGAAGCCAGCGCCTGCTCAAGATCGGACACTGGAATCGGCCGGCTGATCAGATACCCCTGGGCAAAGTTGCACCGGTGATTCTTCAGGAAACTCAGTTGGTCCTCGGTTTCGACACCTTCCGCGACCACCTGAATGCCGAGATTGTGGGCCAGATTGATCACTGCCCGCGTGATCACCGCATCATCATGGCGCTCGGTGACATCCGTGATAAAGGAACGGTCAATTTTCAGCAGGTCCACCGGGAAGTCGCGCAGATAGCCCAGAGAAGAATAGCCAACCCCGAAATCATCAATCGCCAGACGCACCCCGAGTTGATGCAGGCGGGAGAGCTGGTTCAGGTTGTGCTCAATGTTCTGGATGAAGATCTCCTCGGTGAGTTCCACCTCCAGGCGATCAGCGGGCACATTTTCCGCGGCCAGAGCTTCCCGGATGTGATCCACCAGGCCTTCGTCATCCAGCTCCCGGCCGGAGAGATTCACTGCAATGCAAAGCCCTTCTTGCGGGGTCCCCTGCCATTTTGCCAACTGGCGACACGCCGCCATCACCACCCAGCGACCGATATCGGTAATCCGGCCGCTTTCCTCGGCCAGAGGAATGAACTCCACCGGCGGCAATAGCCCCCGCCGTGGGTGCTGCCAGCGAATCAGCGCTTCAACACTCTGGATTTCACCGTTGTCCAGGTTCAGCTGGGGCTGGTAATAGAGCACGAACTCATTGTTGGCCAGGGCCTGGCTCAGGTCCTTGTCCAGCTCAAGGCGCATGACCTCCCGGTCCTGCATGCCTTCGGTGTAGAACTGATAAGTGTTCCGACCCTGCTCTTTGGCCCGGTAGAGGGCGACGTCGGCATTGCGCAGCAGGGTGTCCGCATCCAGACCGCTCTGGGGATACACCGCCACGCCCACGGTGGCGGTAATGCTGTGGGATTGTCCCTGCACATCAAAAGGCAGGTCGAAACACTGTTTGATCTGGCCCAGCAGGTGGATGATATCGTCAATATCATCCACCTGCTGCTGGCAGAGCATAAACTCATCGCCACCGGAGTAGGCCACCAGAATCCGCTCATTACTGAGTCGGTTCAGCCGCTCGGAAACCTTGATCAGCAGCTCATCGCCAAACTGGTGGCCAAGGGAGTCGTTGAGGGTCTGGAAGCGGTCCAGATCGAGCATGATCAGGGCGACCTGGCGCATCTGGCGATCGGCAATATTCAGGGTATGGGACAGGTCTTCCATGAAGAAACGACGGTTCGCGAGGCCGGTCAGGGTATCGGTGGATTCCAGCCGGGCCAGGTCTTTCTGGATGGCGGCTCGTTGCGCGATTTCCTGGTCCAGCTCCCTGCGGGTCTTCAGCAGGGTCCGGTTCCGTTTCAGGATCAGTTGCACCAGCAATGCGGTCAGGCTGGTGAGCAGCCCCATCAGCAGGAGGGTTGTGAAGGTCATTCCCGGCCAGTCGCTGTACCGGTTCTCCACCCACTCTTCGGAAGGGTAGAGGGTCAGTGTCCAGTCCAGTGTTGGCAGATCAACCGGGTGGGTATGCGCGAAGTCAGGATTAACGGATTGCGAGTCGTTCAGCACATAGCGCACTGCGCCGGCCTGGCGGATCTCGATCCGGACAAACTCCAGCACCCGGCTGGTCAGGAGCTGGCGGGCCAGTACGTCCATCCGGAACACGCCGGCAATGAAGCCGTTGTTGTCGGCGCCGGCGCCCACCGGCGCATAGATCACCATGCCCTTGCCGCCCTGGCGCAGATCAACGATGCCGGACAGGTCCCAGTTGCCGGTTTGCCTTGCCAGCTCAAGGGCCTGTCGGCGTTCATCGTTAAACGCCACGTTGTAGCCGATAACCTCTTCGTTGTCGGTTACCGGCTCCAGCCAGCGGATAACAAAGTTCCGGTCGATCCACTCGATAGCCTGGTAAACACCGAAGTCGTCCAGGTAATTGCGGGCGTCTTGCCGCCACTCACGTTCGGTCGTGGAGGGATTTGCCTGCAGGCGTTTCGCCATGCGCCGGATGGCCTCGGAATGGACCCGAAACTCCCGTTCCAGATGGTTGGCCAGGGCCCGGGCTTCATTGGCCAGACTGGTATCGATCTGGATCTTGTCCTGTTGTGCCAGTCCGTAACGCAGGCCCGTGGCCAGGCCCAGGAAAACCAGAAAGATCACCACCGGAAACACCGGGCTTAAAAGACCCGATATAACGGCTCCAGGGGGCGATGCAGGTTTTTCCACAGGTTACTCCGTGACTTTGAACGGGTTGGCAGAGCGAAATCGATTATGAGGCATTTTGATCGGGCACCGCTATCAGTTGCTGAATCCGGTCATGCAACGAGACTCCGAAGGCACCATCAGGCAGGGGGCGTGCAATTTCCGGTGAGGTCCGGCCCTGGAAAGCGGTAGTGGCTGCAAGATCAATCACCCTGGGCTCTACCGGCTTCTTGCCGGCATCCAACATAATTTCCACCCTCGGCCTCAGCTTGCGCCCCGGGTGTGTTGCCACCACGATGGCAACCTCTCCGGTAGACAGTTCTACCAGACTGCCAGGCGGATACACACCAACCATTCGGATAAATGCCTCCACCATACTGGCATCGAACTGCTGGCCCCGGTTCCGGTAGAGAATGCGAATGGCATCGGAAGTGGGCAGCCCGTCCCGGTAGCAACGGTCGCTGGTGATGGCATCAAAGGCATCAACGATGGAGACGAGCCGGGCAAACCGGCTGATCTGCCATTCCGCCAGTTGTTGCGGGTAGCCCTGACCATCCATTCTTTCATGATGGTGGCAGGTGACATCGCTGACGATGGGGTCAAGGCTTGAGTCGGCCCGGAGCAGTTCATACCCCAGCGTGGTGTGCTGGCGCATGATGCTGTGTTCGTCCGGAGTCAGTGCTCCGGGCTTGTTGAGGACCTCGTCAGGCACCTTGAGCTTGCCGAGATCGTGCAGAAGCCCGCACATTCCCACTGTCTCCAGATCATCGTCCGGCAATCCCAGAAATCGGGCAAAGGCCACGCAGAAAATGGCCACCCGCAGACAGTGCTCAGCGGTGTAGGCGTCCCGGGATTTGATCCGGCTCATCCAGAACATGGCGCTGGCATTGGCTTTCACGCTCTCAACACACTCCCGAATGACCGGGCGGGCACTCTGGAGATTGAGGTCCTTGCCCGCCTCGATCTTTCGGGTAACCTCCTCCACAAACGCCTGAGTCCGGTTCCAGGTCTCTTGTGCCCGGGGGATTTCCTGGGCCAGGGTGCGGGTTTCCGGTAACGGCTCAGTAGTGCGCCGCTTGAGCAGCGATACCTGGTCGAGCACCGGATTCAGCCGATCTTCCTCGTCTTCCACGAGGACCCATTCGCAATACTGGCGGAGAATCTGCGCCTCGTCATCATCGGTTAGGGTAAAACCCTGGAACAAAACCGGAACCTGGGTCCACGGCCGGTCCAGGCTGACAATCCGCATCCCCGGTTTTAACAGATCGACAGGTAGCCTTGCCCGCCGAAGGATCGAAACGCGGGAGCGGGCGTTGTCAGGAAACGTGCCTGCTGAACTCGTTGATTTCAGGGCCGGTTTACTGGATTTACGTCGGAACCACATGGCTCTACCAGACTTCTGATTATTTGTGCCGATTATGTCAGACCTGACAGGCCTGTTACAGCGGAGTGCCAGAAGTGTGACGTGGTTCCTGATTCAGGTCAGGTTTCAGGTGCGTCCGGCAACTGGGGGGATGCCCTGGCGTGGGATTTCCTGTTTCGGACAGCGATCCATCACCACTGTCAGGCCGGCGGCCTCGGCCCGGGCAGCGCCCTCTTCGTTAATCACCCCAATTTGCATCCAGACCACCGGAATATTCAGTTCGATGGCCTGATCGATCACTGTGTCGGTGCGCTCAGGCGCGAGGAAGAGCTCAACCATGTCAACCGGTTCCGGCAGGGCATGAAGGTCGGCGTAGACGGGTTCACCGAGTACCTGCTGCCCGGCCAGCCGGGGATTCACCGGAATGATCCTGTAGCCGTGGGCCTGCAGGTATTCCATGACCTCGTGAGAGGGCCGGGTGGTCTTTTCACTGGCGCCCACAAGTGCAATGGTTTTTACGGTTTCCAGAATATGGCGCAACTGGTCGGGATTGTTGCTTGGCATAAAGAATGGACGCCTTCGCTGATTTAACGGTGTGCCTCAAGGCAGACTGACACAGATTCCGCATAGCGTAGCGCGTGTGGCTTGTCGATTTCCACCTGGGCCCATTGGACCGCCTCGTGCTCCATCACGATAGTCAGCACTTCATGGGTCAGCCGTTCCAGCAGGACAAAGCGGTTGCCATTCACATGATGGATGATCTGCTTGGTGATCGTGCGGTAGTTCAGGGCCGCCGAAATCTCATTGCGGTTGACCGCCTCGGTGGCATCGTAAGTCAGGCTTACGTTAATCAGCACGTCCTGCTGATTGCTGATCTCTTCTTCCTTGATACCAATATAGGCTCTCAGTAACAGGTCCTTGATACGGACCCTGGCCTGGTGATTCCCGATAACCTCTGTCATACCGTCGCCCTCCGGGATGCTGTTCTCAGCGGTTGGTGCCTATCAGGTTGAGAAACTCGGTACGTGTCGCCTGGGATTTTCGGAACTGCCCCAGCATCATGGAGGTTTTCATGCGGGAGTTCTGTTTCTCCACGCCCCGCATCATCATGCACATGTGCTGCGCCTCGATGACCACGGCCACCCCCTTGGCGTCGGTGACGCTTTCAATGGCCTCGGCAATCTGCCGGGTCAGGTTTTCCTGAATCTGCAGGCGGCGGGCATACATATCGACAATGCGAGCAAACTTTGACAGGCCAAGCACCTTGCCCTGGGGCAGATAGGCGATGTGGCACTTGCCAATGAACGGCAGGATATGGTGCTCGCACATGCTGTACAGCTCGATGTCCTGAACCACTACCATCTCGTCCATGGCAGACTCGAACACGGCATTGTTGATCAGGTCGCCGAGATCCTGCTGATAGCCGTGGGTCAGGAACTGCATGGCTTTGGCGGCACGCATGGGGGTGTCCTGCAGACCTTCACGGTTGGTGTCTTCGCCCAGCCCGTCAATAATGGCGCGGTAGTGGCCCGAGAGGTCGTCAAGGAGTCTGGTCATAATCTCTTCCGGTTAGCTGTGTCTTACGAGGGCAAAAGCTTAAGTCAATTCGTCCGTTATCTCTACGGTTTACGGCAACACGCCGGGAAAAGACCACTTTCTCGGTAACGCTGCCCGCCTGTTTGGTAAGGCTATGGCAGTTCGCTAAGGCTATGGCAGAGGGGGCGGGTTTGTTCTAAAGTTTCAGGCTGTGAACGTTCGCCGGGGACAGTGCATGGAACAGGTGATAGCCAATGTCGGTGGTGCAACCGCCGCAGGGCATGATGCCGCCACCCTTGAGGGGTGGCAACAGGGAGGTAAATGGTTCAGTTACGAGGGCCATGCCATTTTCAGTCGCATGGCGGGCACGGGAGAGCCGCTGGTCCTGATTCACGGATTTCCCACTGCCAGTTGGGACTGGAACCGGCTTTGGCCGATGCTGGTGCAGCAGCACAATGTTCTGACCCTGGACATGTTGGGTTTCGGTTTTTCCGACAAGCCTCTGAACTACGATTACAGCATTGAGGACCAGGCTGACCTGTTCCAGGGCTGGATCGAGGGCCTGGGTTTGCCTTCGGTACATCTGTTTGTCCATGATTACGGATGCAGTGTGGCACAGGAGCTGCTGGCCCGTGAGCAGGAAGGTGGTTTGCCGTTCCGGATTGCCAGTGTGTGCTTTCTGAATGGTGCCCTTTTTCCGGAAGTGCACAATCCCTTGCTGATCCAGAAGCTGTTGCGAAGCCCTTTTGGCGGGCTGATCAGCCGGGGTCTGACCCGGCGCAGTTTCGAGCGCAACTTCCGCCGGCTGTTCGGGAGCCAGAACCCGCCGGACCGGCAGGATATGGAAGACTTCTGGCACCTGCTGACCTACAACAACGGCCGGGGCATACTGCACCACCTGATCCAGTTCATGGAGGAGCGCCGGTGTCATCGAAACCGGTGGGTCGGCGCCTTGCAGAAGGCAAAACAGCCGATGCGACTGATTTCCGGTACCGCCGATCCGGTGTCCGGTGCCGGCATGGCCAGACGTTACCGGGAACTGATTCCAGATGCCGATGTGGTCTGCCTGAGGAATACCGGCCATTACCCCCATTTCGAATGCCCTTGGGACGTCTTCAGCGCCTACCGGGATTTACGCAAACAGTGCGATCATTGAGCGGGCCTGGCAGCCTGTCCGAGGTTGTCAGACCCCTCTGAGTCGCGGACGGTCTATACTGGTACAGATTACAGGTAAAGAGTGCAGACCGAACCGTCCGGGAGAAGAATATGTCAGATGAGAAACCGGTAGTGGCCAGTAAGACACCCTTCTCCGTGCTCGTGGAAGCCGGCAAGAACTACTTCTGGTGTGCTTGCGGGCGAAGTCAAAGCCAGCCCTTCTGTGATGGGACCCACAAAGGAACCGGGATAACACCGGTGAAGTATGAGGCCCGGAAGAAGGAGTGGGTC is a window encoding:
- a CDS encoding CoA-binding protein; the protein is MPSNNPDQLRHILETVKTIALVGASEKTTRPSHEVMEYLQAHGYRIIPVNPRLAGQQVLGEPVYADLHALPEPVDMVELFLAPERTDTVIDQAIELNIPVVWMQIGVINEEGAARAEAAGLTVVMDRCPKQEIPRQGIPPVAGRT
- a CDS encoding HD-GYP domain-containing protein, with product MWFRRKSSKPALKSTSSAGTFPDNARSRVSILRRARLPVDLLKPGMRIVSLDRPWTQVPVLFQGFTLTDDDEAQILRQYCEWVLVEDEEDRLNPVLDQVSLLKRRTTEPLPETRTLAQEIPRAQETWNRTQAFVEEVTRKIEAGKDLNLQSARPVIRECVESVKANASAMFWMSRIKSRDAYTAEHCLRVAIFCVAFARFLGLPDDDLETVGMCGLLHDLGKLKVPDEVLNKPGALTPDEHSIMRQHTTLGYELLRADSSLDPIVSDVTCHHHERMDGQGYPQQLAEWQISRFARLVSIVDAFDAITSDRCYRDGLPTSDAIRILYRNRGQQFDASMVEAFIRMVGVYPPGSLVELSTGEVAIVVATHPGRKLRPRVEIMLDAGKKPVEPRVIDLAATTAFQGRTSPEIARPLPDGAFGVSLHDRIQQLIAVPDQNAS
- a CDS encoding putative bifunctional diguanylate cyclase/phosphodiesterase, whose amino-acid sequence is MEKPASPPGAVISGLLSPVFPVVIFLVFLGLATGLRYGLAQQDKIQIDTSLANEARALANHLEREFRVHSEAIRRMAKRLQANPSTTEREWRQDARNYLDDFGVYQAIEWIDRNFVIRWLEPVTDNEEVIGYNVAFNDERRQALELARQTGNWDLSGIVDLRQGGKGMVIYAPVGAGADNNGFIAGVFRMDVLARQLLTSRVLEFVRIEIRQAGAVRYVLNDSQSVNPDFAHTHPVDLPTLDWTLTLYPSEEWVENRYSDWPGMTFTTLLLMGLLTSLTALLVQLILKRNRTLLKTRRELDQEIAQRAAIQKDLARLESTDTLTGLANRRFFMEDLSHTLNIADRQMRQVALIMLDLDRFQTLNDSLGHQFGDELLIKVSERLNRLSNERILVAYSGGDEFMLCQQQVDDIDDIIHLLGQIKQCFDLPFDVQGQSHSITATVGVAVYPQSGLDADTLLRNADVALYRAKEQGRNTYQFYTEGMQDREVMRLELDKDLSQALANNEFVLYYQPQLNLDNGEIQSVEALIRWQHPRRGLLPPVEFIPLAEESGRITDIGRWVVMAACRQLAKWQGTPQEGLCIAVNLSGRELDDEGLVDHIREALAAENVPADRLEVELTEEIFIQNIEHNLNQLSRLHQLGVRLAIDDFGVGYSSLGYLRDFPVDLLKIDRSFITDVTERHDDAVITRAVINLAHNLGIQVVAEGVETEDQLSFLKNHRCNFAQGYLISRPIPVSDLEQALASGILVAGITADSGL
- a CDS encoding alpha/beta fold hydrolase, which codes for MEQVIANVGGATAAGHDAATLEGWQQGGKWFSYEGHAIFSRMAGTGEPLVLIHGFPTASWDWNRLWPMLVQQHNVLTLDMLGFGFSDKPLNYDYSIEDQADLFQGWIEGLGLPSVHLFVHDYGCSVAQELLAREQEGGLPFRIASVCFLNGALFPEVHNPLLIQKLLRSPFGGLISRGLTRRSFERNFRRLFGSQNPPDRQDMEDFWHLLTYNNGRGILHHLIQFMEERRCHRNRWVGALQKAKQPMRLISGTADPVSGAGMARRYRELIPDADVVCLRNTGHYPHFECPWDVFSAYRDLRKQCDH
- a CDS encoding CDGSH iron-sulfur domain-containing protein; translated protein: MSDEKPVVASKTPFSVLVEAGKNYFWCACGRSQSQPFCDGTHKGTGITPVKYEARKKEWVWFCGCKQTGNAPFCDGSHKNLA
- the folE gene encoding GTP cyclohydrolase I FolE; amino-acid sequence: MTRLLDDLSGHYRAIIDGLGEDTNREGLQDTPMRAAKAMQFLTHGYQQDLGDLINNAVFESAMDEMVVVQDIELYSMCEHHILPFIGKCHIAYLPQGKVLGLSKFARIVDMYARRLQIQENLTRQIAEAIESVTDAKGVAVVIEAQHMCMMMRGVEKQNSRMKTSMMLGQFRKSQATRTEFLNLIGTNR
- the folX gene encoding dihydroneopterin triphosphate 2'-epimerase, whose amino-acid sequence is MTEVIGNHQARVRIKDLLLRAYIGIKEEEISNQQDVLINVSLTYDATEAVNRNEISAALNYRTITKQIIHHVNGNRFVLLERLTHEVLTIVMEHEAVQWAQVEIDKPHALRYAESVSVCLEAHR
- a CDS encoding MerR family transcriptional regulator, which translates into the protein MKVKDIAEAAGVNPDTVRFYTRENLLKPARNPDNNYQQFDADDLRRLRFARKARQLGFSLPEIRQILDQADDHHSPCPMVRDVFQQRLAEVEREIRELQQLRQRMTAALSAWQEMPDGTPDGHTICRLIEHWEDPSPIRGKSDPVEEQ